The Desulfurispora thermophila DSM 16022 genome contains a region encoding:
- a CDS encoding DUF167 domain-containing protein → MLYFKSDAGGVTFKVRVQPRAARDELGGLWDDSLKIRLCAPPVEGEANRACCKFLAGLLRVPVSAVEILKGQTGRSKLVRVRGLDEQQVRQRLGL, encoded by the coding sequence ATGCTATATTTTAAAAGTGACGCCGGGGGAGTTACATTTAAAGTGCGCGTGCAGCCCCGCGCCGCCCGGGATGAACTGGGCGGCCTGTGGGATGACAGCCTGAAAATCCGCCTGTGCGCTCCGCCGGTGGAAGGCGAGGCCAACCGGGCCTGCTGCAAGTTTTTAGCCGGTCTGCTCCGGGTGCCGGTCAGCGCGGTGGAAATATTGAAAGGTCAAACCGGCCGCAGCAAACTGGTGCGGGTGAGGGGCCTTGATGAGCAACAGGTTCGCCAGCGCCTGGGGTTGTGA
- the ileS gene encoding isoleucine--tRNA ligase, with protein MDYSKTLNLPQTDFPMRANLPQREPEILKFWEEINIYELVQRKNSGRPKFILHDGPPYANGHIHLGHTLNKVLKDMVVKFHSMSGYNAPYVPGWDTHGLPIEQQAIKALGISRHKTDVLEFRRKCKEYALKFVEIQKEEFKRLGVRGDWQHPYLTLMPHFEAAQIGVFGEMARRGYIYKGLKPVYWCAGCETALAEAEVEYNDKKSPSIYVAFAVQDGRGLVPEQDTYFVIWTTTPWTLLANLAICLHPELTYVLLDAGTKKYVVARELAGSFQTAVGLENAVQVREFKGSELEHIVCRHPFIDRTSPVILGDHVTLEAGTGCVHTAPGHGHEDFLVGQKYGLPVLSPVDGRGRFTAEAGQFAGQLYHESNAGIIETLRQRDALLAAGQITHSYPHCWRCKQPVFFRATEQWFASVEGFRQAALQAIDRVKWIPAWGRDRIYNMMAGRGDWCVSRQRTWGVPIPIFYCTACGKPVITGQTISHLQNLFKQHGSDIWFAAPVEELIPPGLTCPDCGASAFSKETDIMDVWFDSGSSHLGVLQQPEIWPELAWPADLYLEGSDQHRGWFNSSLSTAVAVTGQAPYRAVLTHGFVVDEQGRKMSKSLGNVVDPLQVIQQMGADVLRLWVSSADYRGDLAVSPNILKQIAEAYRKIRNTCRFLLGNLYDFTPGRDDVPYEQMLEIDRWALLKTHRLIEKVLQAYRDYEFHVVYHAVHHFCTVDMSALYLDIIKDRLYTTRPDGPARRSAQTVLYHILDVLVRLLTPVLAFTSEEIWRYLPKKEGQPVSVQLLDMPLVNEAYLDPELEEKWEKLLAVRAVVTRALEKARQEKLIGNSLEAAVRLYADGELLAFLQPLQEDLPTVFIVSQVELVAGPAPAAAFTAEEQPGLAVLVERAAGEKCQRCWMYHPALGRDAAHPALCPRCAAVVNANS; from the coding sequence ATGGATTATAGCAAAACACTCAATCTGCCCCAGACCGACTTTCCCATGCGGGCCAATTTGCCCCAGCGGGAGCCCGAGATACTCAAATTCTGGGAAGAAATAAACATTTATGAACTGGTGCAGCGTAAAAACAGCGGCCGGCCCAAATTCATCCTGCACGACGGGCCTCCTTACGCCAACGGGCACATCCACCTGGGGCACACTCTGAACAAAGTGCTCAAGGACATGGTGGTGAAATTCCACAGCATGAGCGGTTACAACGCCCCTTATGTACCGGGCTGGGACACCCACGGTTTGCCCATTGAACAGCAGGCCATCAAAGCCCTGGGCATCAGCCGCCATAAAACCGATGTGCTGGAATTCCGCCGCAAGTGTAAAGAATATGCCTTAAAATTTGTCGAAATCCAGAAGGAAGAGTTTAAACGCCTGGGAGTGCGGGGCGATTGGCAGCATCCCTACCTCACCCTGATGCCCCATTTTGAAGCCGCCCAGATCGGTGTTTTCGGCGAGATGGCCCGGCGGGGCTACATTTACAAGGGCTTAAAGCCGGTTTACTGGTGCGCCGGCTGTGAGACCGCCCTGGCCGAGGCCGAGGTGGAATATAACGACAAAAAATCGCCCTCCATATATGTGGCCTTTGCCGTGCAGGACGGCCGGGGCCTTGTGCCCGAGCAGGATACTTATTTTGTCATCTGGACCACCACCCCCTGGACACTGCTGGCCAACCTGGCCATCTGCCTGCACCCGGAACTTACTTATGTGTTGCTGGACGCCGGCACGAAAAAATATGTGGTGGCCAGAGAACTGGCGGGCAGTTTCCAGACCGCTGTGGGTCTGGAAAACGCTGTGCAGGTGCGCGAATTTAAAGGCAGCGAACTGGAGCACATTGTCTGCCGCCATCCCTTTATTGACCGCACCTCGCCTGTAATTCTGGGCGATCATGTTACACTGGAGGCCGGTACCGGTTGTGTGCACACCGCGCCCGGGCACGGGCACGAAGACTTTCTGGTAGGTCAGAAATACGGCCTGCCCGTGCTGTCGCCCGTGGACGGCCGGGGCCGCTTTACGGCCGAGGCGGGTCAGTTTGCCGGCCAACTTTACCACGAGTCCAATGCCGGTATTATCGAAACACTGCGTCAGCGGGATGCGCTATTGGCCGCGGGTCAGATCACGCACAGCTATCCCCACTGCTGGCGTTGCAAACAGCCCGTCTTTTTCCGGGCCACCGAGCAATGGTTCGCTTCGGTGGAGGGGTTCCGCCAGGCCGCCCTGCAGGCCATTGACCGGGTGAAATGGATCCCGGCCTGGGGCCGCGACCGCATTTACAACATGATGGCCGGGCGGGGTGACTGGTGTGTCTCCCGCCAGCGCACCTGGGGCGTGCCCATCCCCATCTTTTACTGCACCGCCTGCGGCAAACCGGTCATTACCGGGCAAACCATCAGCCATTTGCAAAACCTGTTTAAGCAGCACGGCTCCGACATCTGGTTTGCTGCACCGGTGGAAGAGCTCATCCCGCCCGGTCTTACCTGCCCGGACTGCGGGGCGAGCGCCTTCAGCAAGGAGACCGACATCATGGACGTTTGGTTTGACAGCGGCTCCAGCCACCTGGGCGTCCTGCAGCAGCCCGAAATCTGGCCCGAACTGGCCTGGCCGGCCGATCTCTACCTGGAAGGCAGCGACCAGCACCGCGGCTGGTTCAACAGCTCACTTTCCACCGCGGTGGCCGTTACCGGCCAGGCACCCTACCGGGCCGTGCTGACCCACGGCTTTGTGGTGGACGAGCAGGGCCGCAAGATGAGCAAATCGCTGGGTAATGTGGTGGACCCGCTGCAAGTGATCCAGCAAATGGGCGCCGATGTGCTGCGCCTGTGGGTGAGCTCGGCCGACTACCGGGGCGACCTGGCAGTTTCGCCCAATATCTTAAAGCAAATTGCCGAAGCCTACCGCAAGATCCGCAACACCTGCCGCTTCTTGCTGGGCAACCTTTACGACTTCACCCCGGGCCGGGACGATGTCCCCTATGAGCAAATGCTGGAAATTGACCGCTGGGCGCTTTTAAAGACCCACCGGTTGATAGAAAAAGTGCTGCAGGCCTATCGCGATTACGAGTTTCACGTGGTCTACCACGCTGTGCACCACTTCTGCACAGTGGATATGAGCGCCCTTTATCTGGATATAATTAAAGATCGCCTGTACACCACCCGGCCGGACGGTCCGGCCCGGCGCAGCGCCCAGACCGTGCTCTACCACATTCTGGATGTGCTGGTGCGCCTGCTCACTCCGGTGCTGGCCTTCACCAGCGAGGAAATCTGGCGTTATTTGCCCAAAAAAGAGGGGCAGCCCGTCAGTGTACAGTTGCTGGACATGCCCCTGGTGAACGAAGCCTATCTGGATCCCGAACTGGAAGAAAAATGGGAGAAACTGCTGGCTGTGCGCGCCGTGGTCACCCGGGCGCTGGAAAAGGCCCGCCAGGAGAAGCTGATTGGCAATTCCCTGGAGGCGGCCGTGCGCCTGTACGCAGACGGTGAACTGCTGGCTTTCCTGCAGCCGCTGCAGGAGGATCTGCCCACGGTGTTTATTGTTTCCCAGGTGGAACTGGTGGCCGGTCCCGCGCCCGCTGCCGCTTTCACCGCCGAGGAGCAGCCCGGCTTGGCCGTGCTGGTGGAGCGGGCGGCCGGCGAAAAGTGCCAGCGCTGCTGGATGTACCACCCGGCGTTGGGTCGGGACGCGGCGCATCCCGCGCTGTGCCCGCGCTGCGCCGC
- the proC gene encoding pyrroline-5-carboxylate reductase: protein MTGEYKIGFLGGGAMAGAMLAGLLQNGFAPERLYVTDIDENRRRWLAEQFAVHVLPDNASLAAAVDIMIVALKPHLVAGVLAGVAGSLGEGVLVISIAAGVGTQQLEEALGRPLPVVRAMPNTAALVGAAATAVCAGRYAQEQHMEMARQVLAAVGPVVEVPENLMPAVTALSGSGPAYMFLIIEALADAGVAQGLPRPAALQLAAQTMLGAAQLVLKTGQHPAALKDQVTTPAGTTIAALQVLEEGALRGVLGRAVAAAARRCLDLEK, encoded by the coding sequence TTGACAGGAGAGTATAAGATAGGCTTTCTGGGCGGCGGGGCCATGGCCGGGGCCATGCTGGCCGGCCTGTTGCAAAACGGCTTTGCGCCGGAAAGGCTGTACGTCACCGATATAGATGAAAACCGCCGCCGCTGGCTGGCGGAGCAATTTGCCGTGCATGTGTTGCCCGACAATGCTTCACTGGCCGCAGCAGTGGATATAATGATCGTAGCGTTAAAACCCCACCTGGTGGCCGGTGTGCTGGCCGGGGTGGCCGGCAGCCTGGGGGAAGGCGTTCTGGTCATCTCCATCGCGGCCGGTGTGGGCACGCAGCAGCTGGAGGAAGCCCTGGGGCGTCCGCTGCCCGTGGTACGGGCCATGCCCAACACAGCCGCCCTGGTGGGGGCCGCGGCCACAGCCGTCTGCGCCGGCCGGTACGCGCAAGAGCAACACATGGAAATGGCCCGGCAGGTGCTGGCGGCGGTGGGCCCGGTAGTGGAAGTGCCCGAGAACCTGATGCCGGCGGTGACCGCTTTGAGCGGCAGCGGCCCGGCTTATATGTTCCTGATTATCGAAGCGCTGGCCGATGCCGGCGTGGCCCAGGGTCTGCCCCGTCCGGCAGCCCTGCAACTGGCCGCCCAGACCATGCTGGGCGCGGCGCAGCTGGTGCTGAAGACCGGCCAGCACCCGGCGGCTTTGAAAGATCAGGTGACCACACCGGCCGGCACCACCATTGCCGCCCTGCAGGTGCTGGAAGAGGGTGCGCTGCGCGGCGTGCTGGGCCGGGCGGTGGCCGCGGCGGCCCGCCGCTGCCTCGATTTGGAAAAGTAA
- a CDS encoding YggT family protein, with protein MGLDFIVNVAFQVYDWLIFIRIILSWIRHNPYQPVIRFIYEVTEPVLGFFRRIIPPLGVIDISPIAAFFALELLRQLVVGLIRSVGL; from the coding sequence ATGGGACTGGACTTTATTGTTAACGTAGCCTTTCAAGTATACGACTGGCTGATCTTCATCCGCATCATCCTGTCCTGGATCAGGCACAATCCCTACCAGCCGGTGATCCGCTTCATCTACGAAGTCACCGAGCCCGTACTGGGCTTTTTCCGGCGCATCATTCCGCCCCTGGGCGTGATTGACATCTCGCCCATTGCCGCGTTTTTCGCCCTGGAACTGCTGCGCCAGCTGGTGGTGGGACTGATCCGCAGCGTGGGACTGTAA
- a CDS encoding RNA-binding protein → MQYIKVEEQELLKRGQDLARQVISKGRPAVTDFLDPASLDMLKLNLARRGEVGMRADGGYEGAERQRLVLFPPDWPEQQADSQIVCLEITGSFGDKSPSHRDYLGALLGLGIRREKLGDILVERERALVFADKKVARVILEQLTAVSIWPVTVRQVEKEQIVVPDKSYREIKASVASLRLDAVAAAGFGLSRSKILPFIAAGYVQLNWRECLNPADRVQAGDVISLRGRGRIKVVDAGGTSRRGRTFVLLHRYV, encoded by the coding sequence TTGCAGTACATAAAAGTGGAAGAGCAGGAACTATTGAAGCGCGGGCAGGATCTGGCCCGCCAGGTGATAAGCAAAGGGCGCCCGGCCGTGACCGATTTTCTGGATCCGGCCAGTCTGGATATGCTAAAATTAAACCTGGCTCGCCGGGGTGAGGTGGGAATGCGGGCGGACGGCGGTTATGAAGGCGCCGAGCGGCAGCGCCTGGTGCTGTTTCCCCCCGATTGGCCGGAGCAGCAGGCCGACAGCCAGATCGTATGCCTGGAAATCACAGGCAGCTTCGGCGACAAATCACCCTCCCACCGCGATTACCTGGGTGCCCTGCTGGGTTTGGGCATCCGGCGGGAAAAACTGGGCGACATCCTGGTGGAGCGGGAGCGCGCCCTGGTCTTTGCCGACAAAAAAGTGGCCCGCGTCATTTTAGAGCAACTTACCGCCGTGTCCATCTGGCCGGTTACCGTGCGCCAGGTGGAAAAAGAGCAAATTGTCGTGCCGGACAAGTCCTACCGGGAAATCAAGGCCAGTGTGGCCTCGCTGCGCCTGGATGCGGTGGCGGCGGCCGGTTTCGGCCTGTCCCGCAGCAAAATCCTGCCCTTTATTGCTGCCGGCTATGTGCAGCTGAACTGGCGCGAATGTCTGAACCCGGCCGACCGGGTGCAGGCCGGGGATGTCATCTCGTTGCGCGGCCGGGGTAGGATCAAAGTGGTGGACGCGGGTGGCACCTCGCGGCGCGGCCGCACCTTTGTCCTGTTGCACCGGTATGTGTGA